In Juglans regia cultivar Chandler chromosome 13, Walnut 2.0, whole genome shotgun sequence, the DNA window ctttttttaatttattaaaatagttaATTGTAATTACGCAGCAGTGTTCTTCTTTGAATCGTTCGTGTTATTCTCTTGGGGAGAGCTAATATGGAAACGCAGTCGTCCGCTTCATCGTCACCATCGCACAGAGAAGACGACCACCGCCATGTCCTCCTTTTCATAGCTCAACCTACCCAATGCTCCCTTCCTTCCAATACTATGACGACGGCGCCGACGACAACAACGgccatgaagatgaagaagaagaagcttaACCTGGATACTGCTAACAGCAAGAAGGGCCTAGCGAGTCGGAGTGGCCTTCACGGCGTGATCGTCGCGAGCCTCATCCACCAGCTCCGGAGACCCCGTATCCTACACCAACGCCACGTTTTccctctcatctctgctctctctggttgcctcctcctcctcttcgcTGCCTCCTCCCTTCCCGTTATCCAGCACCAGAGCCACTTCTCGGTACCTATTCTTTTTAACTCTCATTCTGTCGGTCTCTTTATTAATCTCAGACGTTGTATTTTCATTCACTTTTGTGTTCTGCATTTTTTCTGTGCTTGTTTTTTTTCTGGGAGCTCAGTTCGGCAATGCGGTCGAGGTTGGATCGGACTCGGATGCGGGAACGTCGTTTACTGTGCCGGTACGGAAGGTTTCGTCGCCCGTTTCGATTCtggctcaattggttttgtggTTGATTTGCGTTTGTTGAATTTGTTGTTTAGGCAAGTGGAGGGAGTTTAAGCCGTGACTTGTGGGTGTCGACGCTGTCCAAGCTGTACCACGGTTGCAGTAATGCTAGCGATAAGTTTGCGAGTACGTATCGAAATCCACAATCTTCATTTCCTAAGACGGCAAAATCCGTTTCACTTTTTCGAACattaatgagatttttttggaGTCTCTGATTTTGaacaaatatttctcaattatttGGAGtgtctaattaataatttatttgtgctGTTTGATAGCAGGGGCTGATGCGAAAACGCATCCGAATCGGCACTTGTTGATTGCTACTAGTGGAGGCTTGAATCAACAAAGAACAGGGGTAAGCTTCTTGAGccgtgctttttttttttttttttccggtatgtttttctgtttttggagtAGCTTTTTGTCAATATGTATCGAGCGTATTTGGTCGTCGAATATGGAAACGTAGCCTTTAAGCTGGAATTGATCTCACACCGTGACTCTGGGggttataatcttttttattttccaggTCACTCTTTCAAAATCGTAGTCAAATCTGTGACCCTGGATTTAACGTGACTCTGCTTAATGTTTTTCAATTATATTCTCTTAAATGTGGATCATGATTTCACTTGGGCAGCTGAATGCAAATAGATGTTAATACCCAGTAACTCAGATAAGAATCTTGTTTTAGTTCGTTATGAGTTTTTTCAACGAATGGCTCAAAATACACAGGATAAAGAAGCCATTTTATTGGTGGTTGTTAATTTGGGTGTTAGTAAAAATAGCTAGACGGGGAACGGTATTTTTTTGTGCCTTTTATAAATGATTCCTGAAAAACGTTGGTCCATGACTTAAGATGGTCTATCCTTACAATGGGCGTGTTGCTGAAATAATTCGATTCCTACCTTGCTGCAGATAACAGATGCGGTTGTTGCAGCTTACATTTTGAATGCTACTCTTGTTGTACCAAAGCTGGATCAGAACTCCTTTTGGAAGGATGCCAGGTTTGTTTAATATCTCATTGCTCGAATAggaaaatttattctctttatgTTGTAATGAATTCTGGTGTTTTCTGCAGCAACTTTGCTGAGATCTTTGATGTGGaccaatttatctcatttctttcaaaagatGTTAAAATCATCAAAGAGCTTCCAACAAACGGAGGGAAAGCCGTGACACCATATACCATGCGCGTTCCAAGGAAATGTAATCCAAAATGCTACGAGAAACGTGTTCTGCCTGTCCTTAACAAAAAGCATGTAAGTGTTCAGTTGCTTACAGAAAGTTGTGAATCTTATAATCAACTTGAATGTCATTTCCATGCTTTATGTTCTAGATTTTCCTATTTCATGTTATCGTTCCATCATCATGAACATTAggtattttacttatcaaacaataataaacaaaagaaaaacataaacaaaagatATTATAGTGATTGCCTTCGAATCCTTAAATGGAGGGTAATATTTCTTCCTGTGtcatttgttttgcttttataGAGCCCATGGTAAAAGCCTATTTAATAGTCTAAGCCATGGGGCTGATTGTTCTAGTGTTGCAACTACCATGGATGCAAATGTTAAGCACCACTGATTGTTTTGGATGTTCCTCTCcttcatttttggtttttttttttttttttccattttgcatCCTCAGTTAAGATCTAACAGTTGAGAGCATGCAACTTGACCAATTTTTCGTCCATCCTAACAATCAGATCTGAACCAACAGTTGCAAATTGAAAATATAGGTTGTTTACagtacaaataaaaaatcatgctgTGGTTTGTGGGTGAAAAGTGTAATTCCTCTCAGATTTTATAGTTATGTGATTTTATGTAAAGTGGTTTACTCAATGCTTTGGAAATGTTTGAGGTATGAAATGATATATTGTTATTCTCGAAAGTGTTATTTGATTCGCTGCTGGTCTTGAATGAGTTGTTGGATTCCGCAGTTGATCTTGTTGGTTTCCCTTTTGATGGTGCAGGCTGTCCAGCTCACTAAATTTGATTACAGGCTTTCAAATCAGTTGACTGCTGATTTACAAAAACTTAGATGCAGAGTTAACTACCATGCTCTGAAATTTACTGATTCTATTCTCGAAATGGGTAAAAGGTTGGTCCAGAGGATGAGGATGAAAAGCAAGCATTTCATTGCACTGCATTTGAGGTAAAGTACTAACAATGCTTTTGTTAAATATTTCTTTACTCTTTGAAATAGTACAGTCAGTTACATTGTTAACATGATTTCAGTTGCTAGTTGTCGGACTACCTTGAACAGAGTACAATTTTTAACTGTTTGAGTTCAtatttaacttatcaaaaaaactgTTCGAGTTCATATCAACAGGTTACTCGAGGAATGAGACTGTTTATTCTCATTTACTTGTAGAAAAAAAGCATTGCGTTGGTAAAGGTTTCTAGATGAAATATAATATGCGAGTGCATGTTTTTTATGGCAACAAAACCTGgagttatgatattttaatggattgaaataaagttttcacaatttgttttttagaaaattGAAGTATATTGGGAAGGGTTGTTAATGCGAATTGGTTTATCATGTCTAGGTTTGAACCAGATATGCTTGCATTTTCTGGATGCTATTTTGGTgggggagaaaatgaaaaaggagaACTCGGTACAATACGAAAGAGGTGGAAAAACTTACATGTGAGGCTCCACTAGACCTTAGAAAAGATTATTCAACCTCAACAGCAGGTTAGGACTGTCTGAATGTTgagatgtttatttttttatgacgtGCAGGCAAGCGACCCTGAAAAAGTACTAAGGCATGGAAGATGCCCACTCACTCCGGAGGAAGTTGGTCTTATGCTAAGAGCATTGGGTTTTGGAAGTGATGTTCATCTATATGTGGCATCAGGTGAAGTATATGGAGGTGAAGAGACATTGGCACCCCTCAAAGCACTCTTCCCAAATTTTCATTCGAAAGAGACTATAGCTAGCGAGGAGTTGGCaccattttcatcattttcttctcGCATGGCTGCACTAGACTTCATTGTTTGTGATGAAAGCGATGTTTTTGTCACCAACAACAATGGCAATATGGCTAGAATGTTGGCTGGACGAAGGTATGTCATTATTGTTAAGGTGCTTGGAAGCAATCTTAAGAATGACTTTAATACCTCtggagtgtttttttttttttttttaacaatgttcaattagttttaaaaattgaaattgtcTTTAGAAATCGCAAGTAATTTTCACAACGATTGAAGTACCACCAGTTTAATAAGGAAAAGCACTTTTGtgggttgagagaaaatatacGGTTGAAGTTTCTGTGCATAGGGCCATCTCCTTTCTAACTTTAATAGCATTGAAAACGTTCTGGCTAGGATCAGTCCAGTGGCTGTTAGAGGTCATTCTTCTGGCTGCTTCCAGACACACctttaatattttgatgagaAAGGTAATTCAACTCAATCTGTTAACTGGGTATgcataataacataaatatgcTTGTCTATGCAGAAGATACTTTGGGCACAAACCAACCATTCGTCCAAATGCTAAGAAACTGTACCGCTTGTTCATGACTCGAAATAACATGACATGGGAAGAATTTGCCTCCAGAGTTCGAAGTAATCAGATTGGGTTCATGGGAGAGCCAAATGAGGTGAAGCCTGGTAGGGGTGAATTTCACGAGAATCCAACATCCTGCATATGTGAGAAGTCCAAGGAAAAGGCAGGGGGAGTTTTGATTCCTCGGAATCAAACCAATAATCTCGATAGAAGTGGTAAGGAGGATAGCATAAATAAGGATACCAGTGAGGTGACAGATGAGCAGTTAACTGAGGATGAGCAAGAACAGTCAGATATGGATTATGCAAATGGAACTCTAACAACATCAGATCGCAATCCTTTGCTTAAACACGAGCAACCAGAACTTGAGGAAGAGTTGTTTTCAGACTAAAATCAGGGAGGCTGCATACAATCAATCCCCATTGAAAGGTTGTAGGCCATACCTAACCCAATTTTTCAAGAGATTCTTTCGGGTCCTGTTGCTCCATTCTTATTTGTTTCAATGGAGTTTCTTTAACCGAGACGGCAGTGACAACAAAGTACTTTGTACATACAGCTATGCATTGGCAGTCCACCAGATTGAGTTTCCAGTTTCTGTACATCATTCAGATTTTTATGCTTCTTGTACATAATAAACCGCTAGGATTTGTGGCTTGGGACAGAATCTTTTGCTGTCTTTGAGGATGGTGGCCGTAAGACAAGgcaggggaggggggggggacATGGAAATAGGGGTGGTTTAAGATTTGATTTAGAATGTAggcttttactttttctctttccttttctttagttttatttctatttttataatttcttttcccctatCTATATTTTGCAAGATTTAAAGCGTATATTGTCAAACTGTCTGGTTCACAAATTTTCAAGTAATTGCAACATAAAGCATATTCTGGATTTGATATCATTCTTTTCGTACACTACGAAAAGTGACTGcactcaaatttttttatataaaattaagagaCCATAGATAACGTGGCTTTGGCATCCACGGATTGGTCTGTGACTGTGCTTGACTGACAACACTACTTACTGGAAGTTACAGATACACGTCATATAAATCGTAATCCAGTTAGAGACTACGTGGCCACACTGGAGTCTATTGTTCCCCTTTCTTCATCCCCTTTCCTCctctccttcttttttcttctcattgccaaagtatttttttagagagagagagagatagagcgcTCCAAAGGCAACAATGGCGTTGAGGCTGCCAACACACCTGGCGACACCTGCTAAACTCAATCATCATCATTGCCATCGCCACGGCGGACTGTCATGGCGGCGCACTTTAGCATCCGACGCTCTCATCTCTTCCtcggtttcttcttcttcatcatcgaTTTCTCCATCTTCGGCCGCCGGTACTTCGTTTTCTTCCCTAATCTCTCTCTCGGCGCATGATTTCCTCTCCACTATTGGATGACTCTTTCGGGAGCCAATTTGAAGACTTGGCTGATTGTTTATAATAACAGTAACTGTATTTTGTGACTGTTTATTTGTTCAAAAGGAAAATTCAATGTGGTGAAGTGCACTTCTGCTCCGGCGGCAGCAGCAGGTGCAGTGAATCTAGGGCCAGGGACGCCAGTGAGGCCGACGAGCATACTAGTTGTTGGTGCCACCGGTACTCTTGGAAGGCAGGTTGTGAGGCGGGCACTTGACGAAGGCTACGATGTCAGATGCCTCGTCAGGCCTAGACCTGCCCCTGCCGACTTTCTTCGTGATTGGGGCGCTACCGTTGTCAATGTACGTCACTCCCTCATCTCAATCCCGCTTACTCGTTTCTTCTTTCTTGTTGATGTCCAATTATACATATTGGGTTTGTTTGTATTTCCTTGGAAGCATTCATTTTTGCCATGTGTTCTGACGAGGCCATTTGGtagtaattttttgttttgctttgttttgttttggagatTGATACGTGCAAATATGATGTCTTTGTTAATTATATCGAATTCTTTTGTTCTGTGAAAACTAGTTTAGTCATGACGAGCTTCTTTATTAGTAAGGTTTTCCCTGAATAATTAGATGAATTTGGCTCTTGCTAATCTTTTTGAGGAGGCTTTCTCTTGAATATGAACTCATCAGCAAAATTCCCTTAAAAAGATGTGATTCTTTTGTATACCCACGAATATATTTTACCTCGCGTTGTATTATCGTTCCACTTGTGGAACCTGGTTAACCAAGGACGCGGGTTAAGTTTGCTATCCTACTTTGAGGTATCTTccataaattagttttttttttccttgatagGTATAGATGCTTTTCGTTGTATTCTATCTATTCACTGCCAGATTTCTGGTCAAAGTCTTCAGTATGAATTTTCCTGCCTGATTTATGTATGAACGTGTTTGGAAAACGTTACTTGAGAAGAAGCTTTGTTGCAGCGTGTGGGTTGTTGCATGTTGCTCAGTATCTGATATTTGCTCTATCAAGGGACTGAATGTGAAGAATTTACTGAACAGGCAGACCTTAGCAAACCTGAGACCATACCAGCAACATTGGTTGGTATTCATACGATCATCGATTGTGCCACGGGACGTCCAGAGGAGCCCATTAAGACAgtgagttttttctttaatattgaTTTGTTTATGTCATCATGTTTCTTATGGCAATCAAATTGGCCTAGATATTTTCGTGGAAATTGATGCATCCATTTGACTAGTAAGGCTGCAAGGTTCTTGGATGTATCAATGAAGAAGACTTTCCTCTAGAATTCCTCTGTGCTGCTTAAGCTTTATGTAGTTTTTCAGGTTTCCAGCGCAGCTGTAAAGATacatatctttttttctttttctttttttgcctttttttcctctatatttttaaagttgcttcctttctcatttttttttaaccgtAAAAAATCTTTAAGGGTATTGTGCCATGCCATTAGTCCTGTCTTCCAATTGATCAAACTCATGGAGTGACAATGGTAGATAGAGTCCTTCAATTTTTTGTCCGAGTTAGATGATCTAATTTAAAGAGATAGACATAGCATATCGACCTTATAGTATTCACTGATGCCTGTATGCGGATTCCAAGCAATGTGGACAAACATGGACATGTAATTCTGTGTTTTCTCTCTTTGAATTAGACCATTCAACTTGGACAAAGAGTTGGAGATGATAGTTCAGAAGTGGTCACCGTACATGTATCCTGTGGGATAAGTGCCTTCTGGTATTAGTGAACAGAAAGGGGAACATTTGTGTGATGATTACCTTCCAATAGATCATTCCAAGAGATTTACATATCCATTTTGATCATACAACTCCTCTCTAAAACTTA includes these proteins:
- the LOC109010199 gene encoding protein ROOT HAIR SPECIFIC 17-like isoform X2 — translated: METQSSASSSPSHREDDHRHVLLFIAQPTQCSLPSNTMTTAPTTTTAMKMKKKKLNLDTANSKKGLASRSGLHGVIVASLIHQLRRPRILHQRHVFPLISALSGCLLLLFAASSLPVIQHQSHFSFGNAVEVGSDSDAGTSFTVPASGGSLSRDLWVSTLSKLYHGCSNASDKFARADAKTHPNRHLLIATSGGLNQQRTGITDAVVAAYILNATLVVPKLDQNSFWKDASNFAEIFDVDQFISFLSKDVKIIKELPTNGGKAVTPYTMRVPRKCNPKCYEKRVLPVLNKKHAVQLTKFDYRLSNQLTADLQKLRCRVNYHALKFTDSILEMGKRLVQRMRMKSKHFIALHLRFEPDMLAFSGCYFGGGENEKGELGTIRKRWKNLHASDPEKVLRHGRCPLTPEEVGLMLRALGFGSDVHLYVASGEVYGGEETLAPLKALFPNFHSKETIASEELAPFSSFSSRMAALDFIVCDESDVFVTNNNGNMARMLAGRRRYFGHKPTIRPNAKKLYRLFMTRNNMTWEEFASRVRSNQIGFMGEPNEVKPGRGEFHENPTSCICEKSKEKAGGVLIPRNQTNNLDRSGKEDSINKDTSEVTDEQLTEDEQEQSDMDYANGTLTTSDRNPLLKHEQPELEEELFSD
- the LOC109010199 gene encoding protein ROOT HAIR SPECIFIC 17-like isoform X1, with translation METQSSASSSPSHREDDHRHVLLFIAQPTQCSLPSNTMTTAPTTTTAMKMKKKKLNLDTANSKKGLASRSGLHGVIVASLIHQLRRPRILHQRHVFPLISALSGCLLLLFAASSLPVIQHQSHFSFGNAVEVGSDSDAGTSFTVPASGGSLSRDLWVSTLSKLYHGCSNASDKFATGADAKTHPNRHLLIATSGGLNQQRTGITDAVVAAYILNATLVVPKLDQNSFWKDASNFAEIFDVDQFISFLSKDVKIIKELPTNGGKAVTPYTMRVPRKCNPKCYEKRVLPVLNKKHAVQLTKFDYRLSNQLTADLQKLRCRVNYHALKFTDSILEMGKRLVQRMRMKSKHFIALHLRFEPDMLAFSGCYFGGGENEKGELGTIRKRWKNLHASDPEKVLRHGRCPLTPEEVGLMLRALGFGSDVHLYVASGEVYGGEETLAPLKALFPNFHSKETIASEELAPFSSFSSRMAALDFIVCDESDVFVTNNNGNMARMLAGRRRYFGHKPTIRPNAKKLYRLFMTRNNMTWEEFASRVRSNQIGFMGEPNEVKPGRGEFHENPTSCICEKSKEKAGGVLIPRNQTNNLDRSGKEDSINKDTSEVTDEQLTEDEQEQSDMDYANGTLTTSDRNPLLKHEQPELEEELFSD